TCCACTGATGTCCCTGACATTAAACCTATCACCAACATAATATCTTCTCCTTTTACTTCTAAAGTGTTCATTTATTAATGATCTTTTCGAAAAATTATATTATTTATCTTATTTCTTATCACATTCAATTCGGGTTTTTTTAAGAATCTATCGTAATATACAGAATTGGTCAAAAATATTGAAAACAACCCATCTTTTCCAATCCAAATGGATGTGCCTGTAAAACCATTGTGACCGAATCCTGTACTATCAAGTGAGTATTGACATCCTGCAATAGGTGGAGCCATCCAAGCTATATGGGTAGTATTTTCCCCTCTTTTTACCAGAGTAGTGGTAAAAAGATCTAAAGTGTCTTTTGAAACTATTTCTCCACTTAACAAACTAATTATGAAAATCCTTAAATCACTGGCATTAGAAAACAAACCTGCGTTACCACTCACTCCACCTAAATAGTAGGCGAGTTCATCCTCGACCACACCCTTTAATCTTTTACCTTCTCGGATAGATGTGGATACAACTTTATCTTTATTCTTTGGATTGAAACAAGTGTTTCCCATTCCTATTTCGTTAAAAATATCTTCAACATACTCTTTGAAATGCTTTTGAGTAACTTCTTCAACGATTTTCATAAGCGTAATAAAATTTAAACAAGAATATTCATAACACTTGTGGACGTTTTCTTGGGGTTGAATATTGATTATGTGCTTAAGCAACTCTTCTCCTCGATACTTTTGCCATAGGTTTGAATAAGCCCGCATTCC
The window above is part of the Petrotoga mexicana DSM 14811 genome. Proteins encoded here:
- a CDS encoding serine hydrolase domain-containing protein, with translation MKEKDIESLNEIVLSGVNNVYTGASILIGKNEKILYKNTFGRKNENEKLTEEDIFDLASVTKVVGTATAVMRLIDEKQIKLEDKIGKFIEVSRPKSEVTIFELLTHTSGMRAYSNLWQKYRGEELLKHIINIQPQENVHKCYEYSCLNFITLMKIVEEVTQKHFKEYVEDIFNEIGMGNTCFNPKNKDKVVSTSIREGKRLKGVVEDELAYYLGGVSGNAGLFSNASDLRIFIISLLSGEIVSKDTLDLFTTTLVKRGENTTHIAWMAPPIAGCQYSLDSTGFGHNGFTGTSIWIGKDGLFSIFLTNSVYYDRFLKKPELNVIRNKINNIIFRKDH